In a single window of the Larimichthys crocea isolate SSNF chromosome XVII, L_crocea_2.0, whole genome shotgun sequence genome:
- the LOC104921080 gene encoding uncharacterized protein LOC104921080: protein MSLSAFTLRDTSSTHPDVELALSDLEKKLCKLFERIEIRGKRGRKVPFLLTPDMLASMELLVKTRRICDVPDDNQFMFGRPEALTHFRGSDVIRWVARSCGANHPEALSSTKLRKHMATMSKVLNLKDNEMDDLADFLGHDIRVHRQYYRLPEGTLQLAKISKVLMAMERGQLAEFKGKNLDEINIDPEEKVVVDSEASDAEDEDAAPSSSQSSGRSDENVPLVGEVSEATLPQSTTW from the exons ATGTCGCTGAGTGCTTTTACACTGAGAGATACCTCGTCAACCCATCCAGATGTAGAGCTTGCTTTGTCTGACCTTGAGAAGAAGCTTTGTAAGCTCTTCGAGCGAATAGAGATAAGAGGCAAGCGTGGTCGAAAGGTCCCCTTTCTCCTCACACCTGATATGCTGGCATCGATGGAGTTACTTGTCAAAACTCGCCGAATCTGTGATGTGCCTGATGATAATCAGTTCATGTTTGGGAGACCAGAAGCACTCACTCACTTCAGAGGATCAGATGTTATTCGCTGGGTGGCTCGAAGCTGTGGGGCAAACCACCCAGAAGCATTGTCCTCCACCAAATTGAGGAAGCACATGGCTACTATGTCCAAAGTCCTCAACCTAAAGGACAATGAAATGGACGACCTTGCTGACTTCCTTGGCCATGACATCAGAGTCCATCGCCAGTATTACAGGTTACCTGAAGGCACATTACAGCTGGCGAAGATAAGCAAAGTCCTGATGGCCATGGAACGAGGACAGCTGGCTGAATTTAAAGGAAAGAATCTTGATGAGATCAACATTGATCCAGAAG AGAAAGTGGTGGTGGACAGTGAAGCATCAGACGCTGAAGATGAGGATGCTGCACCGTCATCTTCACAATCGTCAG GCAGGTCAGATGAAAACGTGCCACTGGTCGGGGAGGTCTCTGAAGCAACGCTACCACAAAG CACTACATGGTAA